The proteins below come from a single Vibrio diazotrophicus genomic window:
- a CDS encoding methyl-accepting chemotaxis protein, producing the protein MKSFSFKNKIISLIVAIISITIFVSFLSVNHFISSYIYQSDIEKIEHNIELVNRTLEGELRDKLSLAKSLKFNMMDIGTTKESAGFSHIVRLASSYAFDDTGRVLEQDETQKYITLAEGLTAEPTVSEVTIIEGRPSLNISIKHMDGSANFFTLDLSGLKPILEAYSLSGSYMELISSNEVTIFTDKTGENLIPVERNFDLAGQTWRLNGYIDLDDIQANTDSLNWKITMALLICAVIIIGLSVAMLHFAFKPLLRLKELVADLSQGNGDLTQRLSVTSNDEIGQISTSINRFIEQLQGMFIEVSSSSSKIDSAVNHLSSQSESNMQMLNAHTIETEQVITAIDEMSATAGSIAQSASDAAKLTELTNSYANDSKKTVNQAVQSVTALESDVAEMSNTISAMNQDTKQIGTVLQVIGDIAEQTNLLALNAAIEAARAGEQGRGFAVVADEVRALAARTQQSTGQINEMLSKLNNTSENVVSKMETTRKSCEATSQSTHKVMESLNTVTTSVVEINDLNTLMATSAEQQSHVTEEVSRNMAAIQALIGQLNDSAAQTNNISRELGGTSSDLSQVVGQFKVH; encoded by the coding sequence ATGAAGAGTTTTTCCTTTAAAAACAAAATTATATCGCTAATAGTTGCCATAATTTCAATCACCATTTTTGTTTCGTTTCTCAGTGTAAACCACTTTATCAGTTCCTATATTTATCAGTCAGATATAGAGAAAATTGAACATAACATTGAGTTAGTGAACCGAACACTGGAAGGTGAGTTACGCGACAAGCTTAGTCTGGCGAAAAGCCTTAAATTCAACATGATGGATATCGGCACCACCAAAGAGTCGGCTGGTTTCTCTCATATTGTGCGTCTTGCAAGCAGCTATGCGTTCGATGATACGGGCAGAGTACTAGAACAAGATGAAACTCAAAAGTACATAACACTTGCAGAAGGCTTGACCGCTGAACCAACGGTGAGCGAAGTGACGATCATTGAAGGGCGTCCAAGTTTAAATATCTCAATTAAGCATATGGACGGCTCTGCTAACTTTTTCACGCTTGATTTGAGTGGATTAAAACCAATTTTAGAAGCCTATTCGCTGTCAGGCAGCTACATGGAACTGATTTCTTCAAATGAGGTCACCATTTTCACTGATAAAACCGGTGAAAACTTGATTCCTGTTGAGCGCAACTTTGATTTGGCTGGCCAGACATGGAGGTTGAACGGTTATATCGATCTTGATGACATTCAAGCCAATACTGACAGTTTGAACTGGAAGATCACAATGGCACTACTTATTTGTGCAGTGATCATTATCGGTTTAAGTGTTGCAATGCTGCACTTTGCATTCAAACCTTTACTGCGTCTAAAAGAACTCGTAGCTGACCTTTCACAAGGTAACGGTGATTTAACTCAACGTTTGAGCGTTACATCGAATGATGAAATCGGTCAGATTTCGACTTCTATTAACCGTTTTATCGAACAGCTTCAGGGAATGTTTATTGAAGTCTCTAGCTCATCATCGAAAATTGATTCTGCGGTTAATCACCTTAGCAGCCAGTCTGAATCAAACATGCAGATGTTAAATGCGCATACCATTGAGACAGAACAGGTGATCACAGCGATTGATGAAATGAGCGCAACAGCAGGGTCTATTGCTCAAAGTGCATCAGACGCAGCTAAGCTCACAGAACTGACAAACTCATATGCGAACGATTCTAAGAAAACGGTTAATCAAGCGGTACAAAGCGTAACTGCATTGGAGTCGGATGTAGCAGAAATGTCGAACACCATCAGTGCGATGAATCAAGATACCAAACAGATTGGCACTGTACTTCAGGTGATTGGTGATATTGCTGAGCAGACTAACCTGTTGGCATTAAACGCTGCGATAGAGGCCGCGCGTGCAGGTGAGCAAGGTCGTGGTTTTGCCGTGGTAGCTGACGAAGTTCGCGCACTGGCAGCTCGTACGCAGCAGAGTACAGGGCAGATTAATGAGATGCTGTCTAAGCTCAACAACACATCCGAAAATGTCGTGAGCAAGATGGAAACCACACGTAAGAGCTGTGAAGCGACTTCACAAAGCACTCACAAGGTGATGGAGTCATTGAACACTGTGACCACGTCCGTGGTAGAAATTAACGACTTGAACACATTAATGGCAACCTCTGCTGAGCAGCAAAGCCATGTGACTGAAGAAGTCAGCCGTAATATGGCTGCCATTCAGGCTCTTATTGGTCAACTGAATGATAGCGCAGCGCAGACCAATAATATCAGCCGTGAACTCGGCGGTACGTCGAGTGATCTGTCACAAGTGGTGGGGCAGTTTAAAGTTCATTAA
- the gnd gene encoding decarboxylating NADP(+)-dependent phosphogluconate dehydrogenase, which translates to MKGDIGVIGLAVMGQNLILNMNDHGFKVVAHNRTASKVDEFLEGPAKGTNIIGAYSLEELVEKLETPRKVMLMVRAGSVVDAFIDQLVPLLDKGDIIIDGGNTNYPDTNRRVAALREKGIHFIGTGVSGGEEGARFGPSIMPGGAPEAWEAVKPIFQGISAKTDAGEPCCDWVGNDGAGHFVKMVHNGIEYGDMQLITEAYQFMKDGLGMSADEMQAVFAEWDKTELNSYLVEITADILGYKDEDGEPLVEKILDTAGQKGTGKWTGINALDLGIPLTLISESVFSRCLSALKDQRVEAEKLFGKTITPVEGDKQEWVDALRQALLASKIISYAQGFMLMREASNENGWDLNYGNVALMWRGGCIIRSAFLGNIRDAFEKNPELAFLGSDEYFKNILQSSLVAWRKVASKSLEAGIPMPCMTSALTFLDGYTTARLPANLLQAQRDYFGAHTYERTDRARGEFFHTNWTGTGGNTASTTYDV; encoded by the coding sequence ATGAAAGGTGATATCGGTGTAATCGGCCTGGCGGTTATGGGTCAAAACCTGATCCTAAACATGAACGACCACGGCTTCAAAGTGGTTGCTCACAACCGTACTGCGTCAAAAGTTGACGAGTTCCTAGAAGGTCCAGCGAAAGGCACTAACATCATTGGTGCTTACTCTCTAGAAGAGCTAGTAGAGAAACTAGAAACTCCTCGCAAAGTGATGCTTATGGTTCGTGCGGGTTCAGTAGTTGACGCATTCATCGATCAACTAGTACCACTTCTAGACAAAGGCGACATCATTATTGATGGCGGTAACACTAACTACCCAGATACAAACCGTCGCGTTGCTGCGCTACGTGAAAAAGGTATCCACTTCATTGGTACTGGTGTTTCTGGTGGTGAAGAAGGTGCACGTTTCGGACCTTCAATCATGCCTGGTGGTGCTCCTGAAGCTTGGGAAGCGGTTAAGCCAATCTTCCAAGGTATCTCTGCAAAAACTGACGCTGGCGAGCCATGTTGTGACTGGGTTGGTAACGACGGTGCTGGTCACTTCGTTAAAATGGTTCACAACGGTATCGAATACGGCGACATGCAGCTGATCACTGAAGCTTACCAGTTCATGAAAGACGGTCTTGGTATGTCTGCAGATGAGATGCAAGCTGTATTTGCTGAATGGGATAAGACTGAGCTAAACAGCTACCTAGTTGAAATCACAGCTGACATCCTTGGCTACAAAGATGAAGACGGTGAGCCACTAGTAGAGAAGATCCTAGACACTGCTGGTCAAAAAGGTACTGGTAAATGGACAGGTATCAACGCGCTAGACCTAGGTATCCCACTAACTCTAATCTCTGAGTCTGTATTCTCTCGTTGTCTATCTGCACTGAAAGACCAACGTGTTGAAGCTGAAAAACTGTTTGGTAAAACTATCACTCCAGTTGAAGGCGACAAACAAGAGTGGGTTGATGCACTACGTCAAGCTCTGCTTGCTTCTAAGATCATCTCTTACGCTCAAGGCTTCATGCTAATGCGCGAAGCATCAAACGAGAATGGCTGGGATCTAAACTACGGTAACGTAGCGCTAATGTGGCGTGGTGGTTGTATCATCCGCTCTGCATTCCTAGGTAACATCCGTGATGCATTCGAGAAGAACCCAGAACTAGCATTCCTAGGCTCTGACGAGTACTTCAAGAACATTCTACAAAGCAGCCTAGTGGCATGGCGTAAAGTAGCTTCTAAATCTCTAGAAGCAGGTATCCCAATGCCATGTATGACTTCAGCTCTAACGTTCCTAGACGGTTACACAACAGCTCGTCTACCTGCGAACCTGCTGCAAGCGCAACGTGACTACTTCGGTGCTCACACCTACGAGCGTACAGACCGTGCACGTGGTGAATTCTTCCACACTAACTGGACTGGTACAGGTGGCAACACTGCGTCTACTACTTACGACGTTTAA
- the pgl gene encoding 6-phosphogluconolactonase: protein MINSKIFQTAEQVVESLANEMQRYSEQGTPVHISLSGGSTPKMLFKLLASAPYAEAIQWQNLHFWWGDERCVAPDDAESNYGEANALLFSQVNLPAENIHRIRGEDDPQAEAERFAKEMADVVPCENGTPVFDWILLGVGADGHTASLFPNVTNYDDPNLSLVATHPESGQLRISKTAKVLEAAKRISYLVLGAGKTEIVNEIHTTPAADLPYPAAKVQSKTGETEWYLDLDAAAKIA, encoded by the coding sequence ATGATCAATTCAAAGATTTTTCAGACAGCTGAGCAGGTTGTTGAATCGTTAGCCAATGAAATGCAACGCTACAGTGAACAAGGCACACCAGTGCACATTTCACTGTCTGGCGGCAGCACACCTAAAATGCTGTTTAAGCTATTGGCAAGTGCACCTTATGCTGAAGCTATTCAATGGCAAAACCTTCACTTCTGGTGGGGTGATGAGCGTTGTGTGGCACCGGATGATGCTGAGAGCAACTACGGTGAAGCGAATGCGCTGCTATTTAGCCAAGTAAACCTGCCTGCAGAGAACATCCACCGTATTCGCGGTGAAGATGATCCACAAGCAGAAGCAGAACGTTTTGCAAAAGAGATGGCTGATGTTGTTCCATGTGAAAACGGCACTCCTGTTTTCGATTGGATTCTGCTTGGTGTTGGCGCTGACGGCCACACTGCGTCGCTATTCCCAAATGTAACCAACTACGATGATCCAAACCTTTCTTTGGTTGCGACTCATCCTGAGTCTGGTCAACTTCGCATTTCAAAAACAGCGAAGGTTCTGGAAGCAGCAAAACGTATTAGTTACCTCGTTCTTGGTGCAGGTAAAACCGAGATCGTCAATGAAATTCACACTACTCCAGCCGCTGACCTGCCTTATCCAGCAGCTAAAGTTCAGTCAAAGACTGGCGAAACCGAGTGGTATTTAGATTTAGACGCAGCAGCAAAGATTGCGTGA
- the zwf gene encoding glucose-6-phosphate dehydrogenase: protein MLIPENSSIVIFGASGDLTYRKLIPALYHLYASNQLPKSFAILGVSRTEYSDDSYREKLKRSLQELEKTEPEILDAFCEYIHYQAINTSDVEDYVKLKDRLDSLSDHYAFEQRNTLFYLATPPSLYGVIPSCLAAHGLNDEKDGWKRLIIEKPFGYDLKSAQELDIEIHHHFKEHQIYRIDHYLGKETVQNLLVFRFANGMFEPLWNRNFIDYVEITGAEFLGVEERGGYYDGSGAVRDMFQNHLLQVLAMIGMEPPAAINADSIRNEVNKVLQSLQPLSEDDLRNNLVLGQYTESEVRGKFLPGYRNEPGVAEDSRTETYVALKMFINNWRWNGIPFYVRSGKRLPTRVTEVVIHFKRTPHPVFGKNAPENKLIIRIQPDEGILMSFGLKEPGAGFKAKEVSMNFHYASLEETKMLTAYERLLLDALNGDATLFARTDAVEACWKFVQPILDFKQDPQSLYGYACGTWGPKESDDLLNNDGRAWRFPCKNLTDTDYCEL from the coding sequence ATGTTAATACCTGAAAACAGCAGCATCGTGATATTTGGTGCTTCGGGCGATTTAACCTACCGCAAGTTGATTCCTGCTTTATACCACCTATATGCAAGTAACCAACTGCCAAAATCCTTTGCAATCTTAGGCGTAAGTCGTACTGAATACAGTGACGACTCTTACCGAGAAAAATTGAAACGCTCGCTTCAAGAATTAGAGAAAACCGAACCTGAGATTCTTGATGCTTTTTGTGAATACATTCACTATCAAGCCATCAATACATCGGATGTCGAAGATTATGTAAAACTGAAAGATCGTTTAGACTCACTTTCAGACCATTACGCATTTGAACAACGCAATACCCTGTTCTACCTTGCTACTCCTCCTAGCCTTTACGGCGTGATCCCTTCTTGTCTTGCTGCTCACGGCTTAAACGATGAAAAAGATGGTTGGAAACGTCTGATCATCGAAAAACCATTTGGCTACGATTTAAAATCAGCACAAGAACTGGATATTGAAATTCACCACCATTTCAAAGAGCACCAAATCTACCGTATCGACCACTACCTAGGTAAAGAAACTGTTCAAAACCTACTCGTGTTCCGCTTTGCAAACGGTATGTTTGAGCCACTTTGGAACCGTAACTTTATTGATTACGTTGAAATCACAGGTGCTGAATTCCTAGGTGTAGAAGAGCGCGGCGGTTATTACGATGGCTCTGGCGCTGTTCGTGATATGTTCCAAAACCACTTGCTACAAGTATTAGCAATGATCGGTATGGAGCCACCAGCGGCAATCAATGCTGACTCTATCCGTAACGAAGTGAACAAGGTTCTGCAAAGCCTTCAGCCACTGTCTGAAGATGACTTGCGTAACAACTTAGTGCTTGGTCAGTACACGGAATCAGAAGTGCGCGGTAAGTTCCTACCGGGTTACCGTAACGAACCGGGTGTTGCAGAAGATTCGCGTACAGAAACGTATGTCGCACTGAAAATGTTCATCAACAACTGGCGCTGGAATGGCATCCCGTTCTACGTGCGCAGTGGTAAACGTCTGCCGACACGCGTGACTGAAGTGGTGATTCACTTTAAACGCACTCCTCACCCAGTATTTGGTAAAAATGCGCCTGAGAACAAACTGATCATCCGCATTCAGCCAGACGAAGGCATCCTGATGAGCTTCGGCCTGAAAGAGCCGGGCGCAGGCTTCAAAGCGAAAGAAGTTTCAATGAACTTCCATTACGCATCTTTAGAAGAAACGAAGATGCTGACTGCCTACGAACGCTTATTGCTAGACGCACTGAACGGTGACGCAACGCTATTTGCTCGTACAGACGCAGTAGAAGCTTGTTGGAAGTTCGTTCAGCCAATTCTGGATTTCAAGCAAGACCCACAATCCCTATACGGATACGCATGTGGTACTTGGGGACCGAAAGAGTCTGATGACCTTTTAAATAATGATGGAAGAGCATGGCGTTTCCCATGCAAAAACCTTACTGACACGGATTACTGCGAACTATGA
- a CDS encoding HD domain-containing phosphohydrolase — MKRRYSLSIHISSLFFILTAIVGAVLISISSQHAKPLLSGSAQELSQENSRKLESIFQRSIAPIFSTLDFMAYSSFIDENKPPSEQARWLSSMRLLFERQPSLVALYFGNEDGDFTIVRPLFDNQSRERVNAPDTARLFINYTKMDGTNKFIFFDQNLAQVGHVDHQGNQFDPRTRPWYTSAEEDDVIRLTEPYVFYLFQTPGVTLSRRSADGNKVVGADFTLDSLSQELSHIGFSQNAKLALFDHQFRVLAQHNTSLSLTDDEQTTQQKLNSSIFTPVANRISSSTLYETVERDGKSWSVTLTPVALSPSIHLLLADATPQDDLIASLLSMRNKQLQAAFGLMVICFTAVWIISARLAKPLVNLMELTDNITRFEFKKTRYPKSIIKEVANLTKSIELMEHTLHDLLRLLRDTASNQEFSVLAKTITHQSYLVTRAETIQLYTYSPEEAIFTNVADHAIIPFKIDLNSLITGTPWLMAELNKGETVHLTRNDNILKKHQDYLYNSDIYFFPLLNRQKQLVGVLNLGYERAITSEQYDKHAFLRELLSFAEIAKDNIDKIQQQKDMLNAFVTLIASAIDTKSPYTGGHCQRVPALTKMLAEIADKDTHYYRNFSMTKQQWEELNLAAWLHDCGKVTTPEYVVDKATKLETIYDRIHEVRMRFELLKTQAEADYWQGIALGGDESQLKATLAQTHHSLDDDFAFVAKCNIGGEYMSDDDVARLETIAQRQWKRTLDDQLGISWIEAQRAGEKQPLPVMENLIADKQVHQVKWEANNNPKNTWQEPFVLQPGEYQYNRGELYNLSIRGGTLNNEERFMINDHIVQTITMLQRLPYPEHLKNVPDIAGGHHERMDGKGYPRGLHEEELSVQARVMAIADVFEALTSNDRPYKQAKTIDESISIMTRMATSGHIDPKLYLLFLEQDVYQKYADMFLAKFQHSDIDKEEHIKTVKAYMKQQF; from the coding sequence ATGAAGCGCCGCTACTCACTCAGTATTCACATTAGTTCTCTTTTTTTCATATTAACGGCTATTGTAGGAGCGGTACTGATTAGCATCAGCTCTCAACATGCAAAGCCGTTACTTAGTGGCAGCGCTCAAGAGTTGAGTCAGGAAAACAGCCGCAAACTGGAGTCCATCTTTCAAAGAAGCATCGCGCCTATCTTTTCCACATTGGATTTCATGGCTTACAGCAGTTTTATCGATGAAAACAAACCACCTTCCGAACAAGCACGTTGGCTTTCCTCGATGCGCTTATTGTTCGAACGCCAACCCAGTTTAGTCGCCCTATATTTTGGTAATGAAGATGGCGATTTCACCATAGTTCGCCCCTTGTTTGACAACCAATCCAGAGAGCGCGTCAACGCACCAGACACCGCCCGCCTATTTATTAACTACACCAAGATGGATGGTACCAACAAGTTTATTTTCTTCGACCAAAACCTAGCGCAAGTGGGTCATGTTGATCACCAAGGCAACCAGTTCGATCCACGAACACGCCCTTGGTACACCTCTGCGGAAGAAGACGATGTTATTCGCTTAACAGAACCTTATGTGTTCTATCTGTTTCAAACGCCAGGTGTCACACTGTCACGTCGCTCTGCGGATGGCAACAAGGTAGTCGGTGCTGATTTTACGCTGGATTCGCTATCACAAGAGCTTTCGCATATCGGCTTCTCACAAAACGCTAAGTTAGCGCTTTTTGATCATCAGTTCCGAGTATTAGCCCAACACAATACGTCACTAAGCCTGACTGATGATGAACAAACGACTCAGCAGAAATTAAACAGCAGCATTTTCACTCCTGTTGCTAATCGAATCAGTAGCTCAACGTTATATGAAACCGTAGAACGTGATGGTAAATCGTGGTCTGTTACTCTGACGCCTGTCGCTTTAAGTCCAAGTATTCATTTGCTTCTAGCCGATGCTACTCCACAGGATGATTTGATTGCCAGCTTGCTTTCAATGCGAAACAAACAACTGCAAGCGGCTTTTGGCTTGATGGTGATATGTTTTACAGCGGTCTGGATTATCTCTGCTCGCCTTGCCAAACCTCTTGTGAATTTAATGGAGCTGACTGACAATATTACTCGTTTCGAGTTTAAGAAGACTCGTTACCCGAAAAGTATTATTAAGGAGGTAGCAAACCTCACCAAGTCGATAGAATTGATGGAACACACGTTACACGATTTACTGCGGCTTCTTCGCGATACTGCGTCGAATCAGGAATTTAGCGTGTTAGCAAAAACCATCACCCATCAGAGCTATCTTGTCACTCGCGCCGAGACGATTCAGCTTTACACCTATTCTCCTGAGGAAGCGATATTCACCAACGTCGCAGACCACGCGATTATTCCATTTAAGATCGATCTCAATTCACTGATCACTGGCACACCGTGGCTAATGGCTGAGCTTAATAAAGGTGAAACGGTTCACTTAACTCGAAACGACAATATTTTGAAAAAGCATCAGGATTATCTGTACAACTCAGATATCTATTTCTTCCCGCTGCTCAACCGTCAAAAACAGTTAGTCGGCGTATTGAATTTGGGGTACGAGCGTGCGATTACCTCAGAGCAATATGACAAGCACGCCTTCTTGCGCGAACTTTTAAGCTTTGCCGAAATTGCTAAAGACAACATCGACAAGATTCAACAACAAAAAGACATGTTGAATGCATTCGTTACTCTAATAGCATCCGCCATCGATACCAAATCTCCGTACACAGGTGGTCACTGCCAACGTGTCCCTGCGCTGACCAAGATGCTGGCAGAAATAGCAGACAAAGATACTCACTATTACCGCAATTTCTCAATGACTAAACAGCAGTGGGAAGAACTCAATCTAGCAGCTTGGCTACACGACTGCGGTAAAGTGACAACGCCTGAATACGTAGTGGACAAAGCAACAAAACTCGAAACCATTTATGACCGAATACACGAAGTTCGTATGCGTTTTGAATTATTGAAAACACAGGCCGAAGCGGATTACTGGCAAGGTATTGCTCTGGGTGGCGATGAAAGCCAACTGAAAGCGACCTTAGCGCAGACTCATCACTCACTGGATGACGACTTTGCTTTCGTTGCTAAATGCAACATCGGCGGTGAATACATGTCTGATGATGACGTCGCCCGATTAGAAACCATAGCGCAGAGACAGTGGAAACGAACCCTTGATGATCAGCTGGGTATCTCTTGGATTGAGGCACAACGAGCAGGAGAAAAACAACCATTACCCGTGATGGAAAACCTCATCGCAGACAAACAAGTTCACCAAGTAAAATGGGAAGCCAACAACAACCCGAAAAACACATGGCAGGAACCTTTTGTTCTTCAACCGGGAGAATACCAATACAACCGTGGTGAGTTATACAACCTCTCGATTCGCGGTGGCACATTAAATAACGAAGAACGCTTTATGATTAATGACCACATAGTACAAACCATTACCATGTTGCAGCGTTTACCCTACCCTGAACATCTCAAAAATGTTCCTGACATTGCAGGTGGTCACCATGAACGTATGGATGGTAAAGGGTATCCAAGAGGCTTACACGAGGAAGAACTTTCTGTTCAGGCAAGAGTCATGGCTATCGCGGACGTGTTTGAAGCCTTAACCTCCAATGACAGGCCTTACAAACAGGCCAAAACCATTGATGAGTCAATCTCGATCATGACCAGAATGGCGACCTCAGGACATATCGACCCGAAACTTTATCTGCTCTTCCTAGAACAGGATGTATACCAGAAATACGCCGACATGTTCTTGGCAAAATTCCAGCACAGTGACATCGACAAAGAAGAACACATCAAAACTGTGAAAGCGTATATGAAACAGCAATTCTAA
- a CDS encoding phosphatase: MKLEVDTHTHTYASGHAYSTLIENAKLAKQNNLAMFCMTDHAETMPGAPHYWFFANQRVVPRFLEGVAIIRGIESNIMNVEGEVDIHPTLDEKLDWIIASFHEAVFRPSSKEDHTQALLNVIKGGRVDALGHLGNPNYDFDFETVIACAVEHNVAIEINNSTLKGHSRVGSVDRCYRIAEVAKRLGAWITTGSDAHFCQDVGVLTKAEQLLNNVGVDSKQVITHSAQQFLNFLALRGREPIEEFADWYK; this comes from the coding sequence ATGAAACTCGAAGTAGATACCCATACCCACACTTACGCTAGCGGTCACGCATACAGTACCCTGATTGAAAATGCCAAACTGGCGAAGCAGAACAATCTCGCCATGTTTTGTATGACTGACCACGCTGAAACTATGCCCGGTGCGCCTCATTATTGGTTCTTTGCCAACCAACGTGTTGTTCCGCGTTTTCTAGAAGGGGTGGCAATTATTCGCGGTATTGAATCCAACATTATGAACGTTGAAGGCGAAGTGGATATTCATCCTACGTTAGATGAAAAGTTGGATTGGATAATTGCCAGTTTTCATGAAGCGGTTTTTAGACCTTCTAGCAAAGAAGATCATACTCAAGCACTGCTCAATGTTATCAAAGGTGGACGTGTTGACGCTTTAGGTCACTTGGGTAATCCAAACTACGATTTTGATTTTGAAACCGTGATTGCTTGTGCGGTTGAGCACAACGTGGCAATTGAAATCAATAACAGCACTCTAAAAGGTCACAGCCGAGTAGGCAGCGTCGATCGCTGTTATCGAATCGCGGAAGTTGCAAAACGACTAGGCGCTTGGATAACAACCGGTAGTGATGCTCATTTTTGCCAAGATGTCGGCGTACTGACGAAAGCGGAACAACTTCTTAACAATGTTGGTGTTGATTCCAAGCAAGTAATTACTCATAGTGCACAGCAGTTCCTAAACTTTTTGGCACTTCGAGGAAGAGAGCCAATAGAAGAGTTTGCGGACTGGTATAAATAA
- a CDS encoding cytochrome b562, which yields MKKLLTIGLGLLLSTQLFAADFDLKATMKQMKQTFKQAAQAQTIEEMQQPIIDLNQLVEQAKQGDYPPEKKDIYLEGFNKLTVALEKIETDLQAGQFEAAKESLKQIDGLREEYHDKRNPSIWQRLFG from the coding sequence ATGAAAAAACTATTAACCATTGGCCTAGGGTTGTTGCTGTCAACTCAACTGTTTGCTGCTGACTTTGATCTTAAAGCGACAATGAAGCAGATGAAGCAAACATTCAAACAAGCTGCGCAGGCTCAGACTATTGAAGAGATGCAGCAACCAATCATCGACTTAAACCAACTGGTAGAACAGGCGAAGCAGGGCGATTACCCACCTGAAAAGAAAGACATCTATCTTGAAGGCTTCAACAAGCTGACGGTTGCTCTAGAGAAGATTGAAACTGATCTTCAAGCGGGTCAGTTCGAAGCAGCAAAAGAGTCATTGAAACAAATCGATGGTCTTCGTGAGGAGTACCATGACAAACGCAACCCAAGTATTTGGCAGCGTTTGTTTGGCTAA
- a CDS encoding PepSY-associated TM helix domain-containing protein, with protein MLRNSTPPQPQATSRAKSLYFMTWRWHFYAGLFVIPFILILSLTGLVMLFDDEIEQARYHDLLIVTPQHHELAVSAQVTAVQQRYPDYVVTQFIPSQADDLANKVSVRTPDGINLFAMVDPYSGQVLGTIDRSESWYSLANEIHATLLMGDLGDYLIEVAASLGLLLLVTGLYLWWPRDNASKAGFLKLRMTQGTRLFMRDLHANLGGVLSIVLLFFLISGLSWTGIWGKTLVQAWNAFPTYYTWGEKPQSTLTHASLNHGAEEEMPWNLEQAPMPESTAAHDHSAMNMEMPEMAHGSINVDKIVAKAEQLGFTQYRVYFPNGEKGVYTVAANTMAGDITDPRNDRTSHFDQYTGNLLVDVTWADYTLYAKAMAAGVSLHQGDLSRLNKGLNVFFCLAFIAIALTGIVMWWIRRPSGSAALGVPPRFATSGIWKTGLVTLILLAVLFPLGGITIVITLILDWLLFSRVEKLRLALR; from the coding sequence ATGTTGAGAAACTCAACACCTCCTCAGCCCCAAGCGACTTCTCGGGCAAAATCACTTTATTTCATGACTTGGCGCTGGCATTTTTATGCTGGTCTTTTTGTTATCCCATTTATTCTGATTTTATCTCTGACAGGCTTAGTGATGTTGTTCGATGATGAAATTGAACAAGCCCGCTATCACGATTTATTAATCGTAACCCCACAACATCATGAATTGGCGGTATCGGCACAAGTTACGGCGGTGCAGCAGCGTTACCCAGATTATGTTGTTACTCAGTTTATTCCCTCGCAGGCTGATGATCTGGCGAATAAGGTTTCGGTACGCACGCCGGATGGGATCAATCTTTTCGCAATGGTAGACCCATATTCTGGACAAGTTCTTGGCACTATTGATAGAAGCGAAAGCTGGTATTCGTTGGCCAATGAAATTCATGCCACCTTATTGATGGGTGACTTAGGGGACTATTTAATTGAAGTCGCAGCCAGCTTGGGCTTGCTTCTGCTAGTGACAGGCTTGTACTTGTGGTGGCCACGTGACAACGCTTCTAAAGCCGGATTTCTCAAGCTGAGAATGACTCAAGGCACGAGATTATTTATGCGAGACTTACACGCCAACCTTGGCGGAGTGCTCTCTATTGTGCTGCTGTTCTTCCTCATATCGGGACTTTCATGGACAGGTATCTGGGGTAAAACCTTAGTTCAGGCGTGGAACGCCTTCCCGACTTACTACACGTGGGGTGAAAAACCACAGTCGACATTGACTCACGCCAGTCTTAATCATGGCGCTGAAGAAGAGATGCCATGGAACCTAGAGCAAGCACCAATGCCAGAGTCTACGGCTGCACATGATCACTCTGCAATGAACATGGAGATGCCTGAAATGGCTCACGGTTCTATCAACGTGGATAAGATTGTCGCTAAAGCAGAACAGCTCGGTTTTACTCAATACCGTGTTTATTTTCCCAATGGAGAGAAAGGGGTGTACACGGTTGCTGCTAATACTATGGCCGGCGATATCACAGACCCGCGAAACGATCGCACTTCTCACTTTGATCAATACACTGGCAATTTGCTGGTGGATGTCACTTGGGCTGATTACACTCTTTACGCCAAAGCGATGGCCGCTGGCGTGTCATTGCACCAAGGCGATTTAAGTCGCTTAAACAAAGGTTTAAACGTGTTCTTTTGTCTGGCGTTTATCGCTATTGCCCTGACAGGTATTGTGATGTGGTGGATTCGCAGGCCGTCAGGTAGTGCAGCTTTAGGTGTGCCGCCTCGGTTTGCTACTTCAGGGATTTGGAAGACAGGTTTGGTAACGTTGATTTTACTGGCCGTCCTTTTCCCTTTGGGTGGCATCACTATCGTCATCACATTGATATTGGACTGGCTGTTGTTCAGCAGGGTAGAAAAGCTGCGTTTAGCTTTGCGTTAA